The Tistrella mobilis genome window below encodes:
- a CDS encoding UbiH/UbiF/VisC/COQ6 family ubiquinone biosynthesis hydroxylase: MITGQMTAGDLVIVGGGLVGMTLGVAAAAAGLDVIIVDREDPTAQLDCGFDGRASAIAHGSKQVLAAIGVWPLVTETGAIEHIRVTDGPSLMHLHFDHAQVGEEPLGWLVENRHMRAALAQRAAALADRLTVVAPAGVVAVDRQGARATVTLADGRVLRAPLVVAADGRRSRLRDEAGIAVTEWGYGQTGLVCTVAHEYPHEGVAHERFLTPGPFAILPLAGNRSSIVWTERHEDAARIQVLDDVRYLEELRIRFGDFLGQLRLEGPRFAYPLALTLARRFVDRRLALVGDAAHAIHPIAGQGFNLGIRDVAALVEVMVQARRLGGDVGAPDVLSRYEGWRRTDTMALVAATDGLNRLFSNDVAPVRLARDLGLAAVNRLGPVKRLAMRHAMGELGRLPALVQGRMP; the protein is encoded by the coding sequence ATGATCACGGGGCAGATGACGGCGGGCGACCTGGTGATCGTGGGCGGCGGGCTGGTCGGCATGACGCTGGGCGTTGCGGCTGCCGCGGCCGGGCTCGATGTGATCATCGTCGATCGTGAGGATCCTACGGCACAGCTCGATTGCGGCTTCGACGGCCGGGCCAGTGCCATTGCCCATGGGTCGAAGCAGGTGCTGGCGGCGATCGGCGTCTGGCCGTTGGTGACGGAGACCGGCGCGATCGAGCACATCCGGGTCACCGACGGCCCCAGCCTGATGCATCTGCATTTCGACCATGCCCAGGTGGGGGAAGAACCGCTGGGCTGGCTGGTCGAGAACCGCCACATGCGAGCTGCCCTGGCGCAGCGTGCCGCGGCACTTGCCGATCGGCTGACCGTGGTGGCCCCGGCAGGCGTGGTCGCGGTGGACCGGCAGGGCGCGCGGGCGACCGTCACCCTGGCCGATGGCCGGGTTTTGCGTGCACCGCTGGTGGTGGCGGCCGATGGCCGCCGGTCACGCCTGCGTGACGAGGCCGGGATCGCGGTGACCGAATGGGGCTATGGGCAGACCGGGCTGGTCTGCACGGTGGCCCATGAATACCCGCACGAGGGTGTGGCGCATGAACGCTTCCTCACCCCTGGCCCCTTCGCCATCCTGCCGCTGGCCGGCAACCGCTCATCGATCGTCTGGACCGAGCGGCACGAAGATGCGGCCCGGATCCAGGTCCTGGACGATGTGCGGTATCTGGAGGAACTGCGTATCCGCTTTGGCGATTTCCTGGGGCAGCTCCGGCTGGAAGGCCCGCGCTTCGCCTATCCGCTGGCGTTGACGCTGGCGCGGCGCTTCGTCGACCGGCGTCTGGCGCTGGTGGGCGATGCCGCCCATGCCATCCATCCGATCGCGGGGCAGGGCTTCAATCTGGGCATCCGCGACGTGGCGGCCCTGGTCGAGGTGATGGTGCAGGCGCGGCGCCTGGGCGGCGATGTCGGGGCACCGGATGTGCTTTCCAGGTACGAAGGCTGGCGCCGCACCGACACCATGGCGCTGGTGGCAGCGACCGACGGGCTGAACCGGCTGTTCTCCAACGATGTGGCGCCGGTACGCCTGGCGCGTGATCTGGGGCTTGCCGCGGTGAACCGGCTGGGGCCGGTGAAGAGGCTGGCCATGCGCCACGCAATGGGCGAACTGGGCCGCCTGCCGGCCCTGGTTCAGGGACGTATGCCCTGA
- a CDS encoding aminotransferase class I/II-fold pyridoxal phosphate-dependent enzyme yields MLNPRLAALTDYPFRRLDALIAGAEPPEGITRLMMSLGEPQGGAPAMIAEILAAEAGGFGKYPAVAGTPDLRRAITAWATRRYGLPDGFLDPETSVLAAAGTREALFATLQAVTPETKDGARPVVLMPNPFYQVYAGGAVMAGAEPVFVPAIAETGFQPDLAAVSPDLWRRASAAIVCSPANPQGTVLSEAAMLDLIRMARAHDAVLIADECYSEIWVETPPPGLLEVAAKHGLGLDNLLVMNSLSKRSGAPGLRAGFIAGDPKLIAGLLRMRTYSTGFLSPPLMAAAAALWSDEAHVEINRARYRASMAAAQRILGPAFGWTMPAGGFFAWADVGDGEAAARRLWAAAGVKVLPGAYLSREGDPAHGFAPDNPGARYVRIALVHAPDVVEEGLTRIARTLAG; encoded by the coding sequence ATGCTCAATCCCCGGCTCGCCGCGCTCACCGACTACCCGTTCAGGCGCCTGGACGCGCTGATCGCCGGCGCCGAGCCGCCGGAAGGCATCACGCGGCTGATGATGTCGCTGGGGGAGCCGCAGGGTGGCGCCCCGGCCATGATCGCCGAGATCCTGGCAGCCGAGGCTGGAGGCTTCGGAAAGTATCCGGCGGTGGCCGGCACGCCGGATCTGCGCCGGGCGATCACCGCCTGGGCCACCCGCCGCTACGGCCTGCCCGACGGCTTCCTCGACCCCGAGACCTCGGTCCTGGCCGCGGCCGGCACCCGCGAAGCGCTGTTCGCCACCCTTCAGGCGGTAACGCCCGAGACGAAGGACGGTGCCCGCCCGGTGGTGCTGATGCCCAACCCCTTCTACCAGGTCTATGCCGGCGGCGCGGTGATGGCCGGGGCCGAACCGGTCTTCGTGCCGGCGATCGCAGAGACCGGCTTCCAGCCCGATCTCGCCGCCGTCTCGCCCGATCTCTGGCGGCGCGCTTCGGCGGCCATCGTCTGCTCACCCGCCAACCCCCAGGGGACGGTACTGAGCGAGGCAGCGATGCTCGATCTGATCCGCATGGCGCGTGCGCATGATGCGGTGCTGATCGCGGACGAATGCTATTCTGAAATCTGGGTCGAGACCCCGCCTCCGGGCCTGCTCGAAGTGGCGGCGAAGCACGGGCTCGGCCTCGACAATCTGCTGGTCATGAATTCGCTGTCCAAGCGCTCGGGTGCGCCGGGGCTGCGTGCGGGCTTCATCGCCGGTGACCCGAAACTGATCGCCGGCCTGCTGCGGATGCGCACCTATTCGACCGGCTTCCTGTCGCCGCCGCTGATGGCCGCTGCGGCAGCGCTCTGGTCCGACGAAGCCCATGTCGAGATCAATCGCGCCCGGTACCGGGCCTCGATGGCGGCCGCGCAACGGATCCTGGGACCGGCCTTCGGCTGGACCATGCCGGCCGGAGGCTTTTTCGCCTGGGCCGATGTCGGCGATGGCGAGGCCGCGGCGCGCCGGCTCTGGGCCGCAGCCGGTGTCAAAGTCCTGCCCGGCGCCTATCTTTCCCGCGAGGGCGACCCCGCCCATGGCTTCGCACCAGACAATCCCGGCGCCCGCTATGTTCGCATCGCGCTCGTCCACGCACCGGATGTCGTCGAGGAGGGGCTGACCCGCATCGCCCGCACCCTCGCCGGCTGA
- a CDS encoding DNA translocase FtsK, translated as MAARSTGTDRTTRFLPAGAAGLAQRLTRAAGGLVLAVIAICLILALASYDQNDPSLNHTAEFPIVANMMGMAGAYFADMSLQALGLGALILPMVMLGWSWRLMRGRGLPMLWLNLTVLPVALVATAGLAAAFGRPEGWPLESGLGGVVGMLLYARLTAVTGVGPYLVVTLGLALGGMLAAAGMGLGDWRSIGRGIGSAGGLAGRGGNRLAALLRRRDTAEDDTAPARRRPARSDTARRMAEPRFDDDAGPVPAPPRRRAPEPAEMPAAGGPRIGTPRRNVEAAAAEARRRNPLDLDEASNYRLPALDLLALAPRGGTGSQDPGLLAEQARALEGVLDDFGVKGRIVEVRPGPVVTLFELEPAPGIKSSRVISLADDIARSMSAISARVAVIPGRNAIGIELPNPKREMVFLRELLASEAYEVTASRLALALGKDIGGAPVIADLARMPHLLVAGTTGSGKSVAINTMILSLLYRLSPDQCKFIMIDPKMLELSVYEGIPHLLAPVVTEPGKAVVALKWAVREMEGRYRAMSNLGVRNIGGYNKRVAEARDAGEILTRTVQTGFDPETGKPIFEEQTLETEPMPYIVVVVDEMADLMLVAGKDIEAAIQRLAQMARAAGIHLIMATQRPSVDVITGTIKANFPTRISFQVTSKIDSRTILGEQGAEQLLGQGDMLHMEGGGRITRVHGPFVSDEEVEKVVRALKEQGAPTYIEAVTDDPELASGSTADIIQGGGAGGGSGEDDLYDQALAVVLRERRASTSFIQRHLQIGYNRAARLIERMENEGVVSRADRTGRREVLLGEPRDD; from the coding sequence ATGGCCGCACGCTCGACCGGAACCGATCGGACGACCCGCTTCCTGCCCGCCGGCGCCGCCGGCCTTGCCCAGCGCCTGACCCGCGCCGCCGGCGGGCTGGTTCTGGCGGTGATCGCGATCTGTCTGATCCTGGCCCTGGCGAGCTATGACCAGAACGATCCGTCGCTGAACCACACGGCAGAATTCCCCATTGTCGCCAATATGATGGGCATGGCCGGCGCCTATTTCGCCGACATGTCCCTGCAGGCGCTGGGGCTGGGCGCCCTGATCCTGCCGATGGTGATGCTCGGCTGGTCCTGGCGGCTGATGCGCGGCCGCGGGCTGCCGATGCTGTGGCTGAACCTGACCGTATTGCCCGTCGCCCTGGTCGCGACCGCCGGCCTCGCCGCCGCCTTCGGCCGGCCTGAAGGCTGGCCGCTGGAAAGCGGGCTCGGCGGCGTGGTCGGAATGCTGCTTTACGCCCGGCTGACCGCCGTCACCGGCGTCGGGCCCTATCTGGTCGTCACCCTTGGCCTGGCGCTCGGCGGCATGCTGGCCGCTGCCGGCATGGGTCTCGGTGACTGGCGCAGCATCGGCCGGGGTATCGGATCCGCCGGTGGCCTCGCCGGCCGTGGCGGCAACCGCCTGGCCGCCCTGCTGCGGCGGCGCGACACTGCCGAAGACGACACAGCGCCGGCCCGTCGGCGCCCCGCGCGAAGCGACACTGCCCGCCGGATGGCAGAACCACGTTTCGACGACGATGCCGGACCGGTCCCCGCGCCGCCGCGGCGGCGCGCCCCCGAACCCGCCGAGATGCCCGCTGCCGGTGGCCCGCGGATCGGCACGCCCCGACGCAATGTCGAGGCAGCTGCTGCCGAGGCCCGTCGCCGCAACCCGCTCGACCTGGACGAAGCCTCCAACTACCGGCTGCCGGCCCTGGATCTGCTGGCACTGGCACCGCGGGGCGGCACCGGCAGCCAGGACCCGGGGCTGCTTGCCGAACAGGCCCGGGCGCTGGAAGGGGTGCTCGACGATTTCGGCGTCAAGGGCCGGATCGTGGAAGTCCGCCCCGGGCCGGTGGTCACGCTGTTCGAGCTGGAGCCGGCGCCCGGCATCAAATCGTCGCGCGTGATCAGCCTTGCCGACGACATCGCCCGCTCGATGAGCGCGATTTCCGCGCGCGTCGCGGTCATCCCCGGCCGTAACGCCATCGGCATCGAACTGCCCAACCCGAAGCGCGAGATGGTCTTCCTGCGCGAGCTGCTGGCAAGCGAGGCCTACGAGGTCACCGCCTCTCGGCTGGCACTGGCACTCGGCAAGGATATCGGCGGTGCGCCGGTGATCGCCGACCTCGCCCGCATGCCGCATCTTCTGGTCGCCGGCACCACCGGCTCGGGCAAGTCGGTCGCGATCAACACCATGATCCTGTCGCTGCTCTACCGGCTGTCGCCCGACCAGTGCAAGTTCATCATGATCGACCCCAAGATGCTGGAGCTGTCGGTCTATGAGGGCATTCCGCATCTGCTGGCACCGGTGGTGACCGAGCCGGGCAAAGCGGTGGTGGCTCTGAAATGGGCAGTGCGCGAGATGGAAGGCCGCTACCGCGCCATGTCGAACCTGGGCGTGCGCAATATCGGGGGCTACAACAAGCGTGTCGCCGAGGCCCGTGACGCCGGCGAGATCCTGACCCGTACCGTCCAGACCGGCTTCGATCCCGAGACCGGCAAACCGATCTTCGAGGAACAGACCCTCGAAACTGAACCCATGCCCTATATCGTGGTCGTGGTCGACGAAATGGCCGATCTGATGCTGGTGGCGGGCAAGGATATCGAGGCGGCGATCCAGCGCCTGGCCCAGATGGCGCGCGCCGCCGGCATCCATCTGATCATGGCCACGCAACGGCCGTCGGTAGACGTGATCACCGGCACGATCAAGGCCAATTTCCCGACCCGTATCTCCTTCCAGGTCACCAGCAAGATCGACAGCCGCACCATTCTGGGCGAGCAGGGCGCGGAACAGCTGCTGGGCCAGGGCGATATGCTGCACATGGAAGGCGGCGGCCGCATCACCCGCGTCCACGGCCCCTTCGTCTCGGATGAAGAGGTGGAGAAGGTGGTGCGGGCCCTTAAAGAACAGGGTGCGCCAACCTACATCGAAGCGGTGACCGACGATCCGGAGCTTGCCTCCGGCAGCACCGCCGACATCATCCAGGGTGGTGGAGCCGGCGGCGGCAGCGGCGAGGATGATCTCTACGATCAGGCCCTTGCCGTCGTGCTCCGGGAACGCCGGGCCTCGACCAGCTTCATCCAGCGCCACCTGCAGATCGGCTACAACCGGGCGGCGCGGCTGATCGAGCGCATGGAGAACGAAGGCGTCGTCAGCCGGGCCGATCGCACCGGCCGCCGGGAAGTGCTGCTCGGCGAGCCCCGCGACGACTGA
- a CDS encoding P-II family nitrogen regulator → MKLISAIIKPFKLQAVREALTDLGIQGLTVTEVKGYGRQKGQTEIYRGAEYEVNFVPKLKIEIALNDDLLEAAIEAIQTNAQTGKIGDGKIFVFDLERVVRIRTGETDKDAL, encoded by the coding sequence ATGAAGCTGATCTCTGCGATCATCAAGCCCTTCAAGCTGCAAGCCGTTCGCGAGGCGCTGACCGATCTGGGCATCCAGGGCCTGACCGTCACCGAGGTGAAGGGTTACGGCCGGCAGAAGGGCCAGACCGAAATCTATCGCGGCGCGGAGTACGAAGTGAATTTCGTGCCCAAGCTGAAGATCGAGATCGCCCTCAACGACGATCTGCTGGAAGCAGCGATCGAAGCGATCCAGACCAATGCCCAGACCGGCAAGATCGGCGACGGCAAAATCTTCGTGTTCGACCTCGAACGTGTGGTGCGCATCCGCACGGGCGAAACCGACAAGGACGCTCTCTGA
- the trxA gene encoding thioredoxin, translating into MQTIIGGARGTAPADVIKDTDTAHFMADVIEASRETPVIVDFWAPWCGPCKQLTPVLEKVVLAAKGKVRLVKMNIDENPELAQQMRIQSIPAVYAFVGGRPVDGFMGALPESQIRQFVDNLLRAGGDDETRMIDEALAQAAELLEAGDVRMAGGLYTQVLQADPSRTEALAGLAQVYVKMGDLEKAREVLAHAPEEMAKDPHLVRARTAIDLAEKAAGAGETAALEAKLAADPGDHATRMELAMALYAAGDAKAAIDQLLEIVRRDREWNDNAARTQLFEIFDALGPKDPVAQSGRRKLTSILFA; encoded by the coding sequence ATGCAGACCATCATCGGCGGCGCCAGGGGCACTGCCCCGGCGGATGTGATCAAAGACACCGACACCGCGCATTTCATGGCCGACGTCATCGAGGCCTCGCGTGAGACGCCGGTCATCGTCGACTTCTGGGCGCCCTGGTGCGGGCCCTGCAAGCAGCTGACGCCCGTGCTCGAAAAGGTGGTCCTGGCCGCCAAGGGCAAGGTGCGGCTGGTCAAGATGAACATCGACGAGAACCCGGAACTGGCGCAGCAGATGCGCATCCAGTCGATTCCGGCCGTCTATGCCTTCGTGGGCGGCCGGCCGGTCGACGGGTTCATGGGGGCACTGCCGGAAAGCCAGATCCGGCAGTTCGTCGACAACCTGCTTCGCGCGGGCGGCGACGACGAAACCCGGATGATCGACGAGGCGCTGGCCCAGGCGGCCGAGCTGCTGGAAGCCGGCGATGTGCGCATGGCTGGTGGCCTCTACACTCAGGTTCTGCAGGCCGATCCCTCGCGCACCGAGGCACTGGCGGGACTTGCCCAGGTCTACGTGAAGATGGGCGATCTGGAAAAGGCCCGCGAGGTGCTGGCCCACGCCCCTGAAGAGATGGCGAAAGATCCCCATCTGGTTCGCGCCCGCACGGCGATCGACCTGGCCGAGAAGGCAGCCGGTGCCGGTGAGACCGCGGCACTGGAAGCAAAGCTTGCGGCCGACCCGGGCGACCATGCCACCCGCATGGAGCTCGCCATGGCGCTCTATGCCGCAGGTGACGCAAAAGCCGCGATCGACCAGCTGCTCGAGATCGTCCGCCGCGACCGCGAGTGGAACGACAATGCCGCCCGCACCCAGCTGTTCGAGATCTTCGATGCGCTCGGCCCTAAGGACCCGGTGGCCCAGAGCGGCCGCCGCAAGCTGACCTCGATCCTGTTCGCCTGA
- a CDS encoding Trm112 family protein, whose product MSDATPIADQTAVPPATVDPRLLEILVCPLTREPLRYDAAAQELISDAAKLAYPIRDGIPIMLVDEARSLDDAAGA is encoded by the coding sequence ATGTCCGACGCCACCCCCATTGCCGACCAGACCGCCGTGCCGCCCGCGACCGTCGACCCGCGCCTGCTGGAGATTCTGGTCTGCCCGCTGACCCGTGAGCCGCTGCGTTATGACGCCGCCGCCCAGGAGCTGATCAGCGACGCCGCAAAGCTCGCCTATCCGATCCGCGACGGCATCCCGATCATGCTGGTCGATGAAGCCCGTTCACTCGACGATGCGGCCGGAGCCTGA
- a CDS encoding gamma-butyrobetaine hydroxylase-like domain-containing protein gives MAGLHGHDHEHDHGHSHTPAPVAPWPVDIRLKRSARVLEVTFDDGNHVRLGAEYLRVESPSAEVQGHGPGQKKVPAGKRNVAIVDVQPVGNYAVRLVFDDGHSTGIYGWGYLAELAREHDRRWETYLDTLAAAGQSRG, from the coding sequence ATGGCCGGTCTTCACGGGCATGATCATGAGCATGACCACGGGCACAGCCACACGCCCGCACCCGTTGCCCCCTGGCCGGTGGACATCCGCCTGAAACGGTCGGCACGGGTTCTGGAGGTCACTTTCGACGACGGCAACCACGTCCGGCTGGGCGCCGAATATCTGCGCGTCGAAAGCCCGTCGGCCGAAGTCCAGGGTCATGGCCCGGGGCAGAAGAAGGTGCCGGCCGGCAAACGCAATGTGGCAATCGTCGACGTTCAGCCGGTCGGCAACTATGCCGTGCGGCTGGTCTTCGATGACGGCCATTCCACCGGCATCTACGGCTGGGGCTATCTGGCCGAACTCGCCCGCGAGCACGACCGGCGCTGGGAAACCTATCTCGACACCCTTGCCGCCGCGGGACAGAGCCGGGGCTGA
- the amt gene encoding ammonium transporter, with the protein MALTATNFRRAALAAIALTLVAAPARAEVDPEVQYILNTFSFIINGALVMWMAAGFAMLESGLARTKNVATILLKNISLFAVAGITFYLVGYNLMYMNVDGGWIGSLAIWSQSDATGDAIVYEAGTYASASDWFFQMVFVATAASVVSGTVAERSKLWSFLLFVVLLTTISYPITGSWVWGGGWLSEMGFVDFAGSTLVHSVGGWAALVGAIIIGPRIGKYSRDGRVNPMPGSNLALATLGTFVLWLGWFGFNGGSMLALGTGADATGMANVVANTSMAAAGGIVAAMILSQLLYKKVDLTLALNGALAGLVSITAGPDTPSIGGAILIGAVGGVLASLTVPLLDKLKIDDVVGAIPVHLVGGIWGTIAVPITNADASFGTQIVGIIAIGAFTAVFSAVAWLLIKFTVGVRVSEEVEHGGMDKAELGLEAYPEFGRGSQTL; encoded by the coding sequence ATGGCGCTGACGGCCACCAACTTCCGGCGTGCCGCCCTTGCGGCGATCGCTCTCACCCTCGTCGCGGCACCGGCGCGGGCCGAAGTCGACCCCGAGGTTCAGTATATCCTCAACACCTTCTCGTTCATCATCAACGGCGCCCTGGTCATGTGGATGGCCGCGGGCTTCGCGATGCTCGAATCCGGCCTGGCCCGGACCAAGAACGTCGCCACCATCCTGCTCAAGAACATCTCGCTCTTCGCCGTGGCCGGCATCACCTTCTACCTCGTCGGCTACAACCTGATGTACATGAACGTCGACGGCGGCTGGATCGGCAGCCTGGCCATCTGGTCGCAGAGCGACGCTACGGGCGACGCGATCGTCTACGAGGCCGGCACCTACGCCTCGGCGTCGGACTGGTTCTTCCAGATGGTCTTCGTGGCCACCGCAGCCTCGGTGGTGTCGGGCACGGTTGCGGAACGCAGCAAGCTCTGGTCGTTCCTGCTCTTCGTCGTGCTGCTCACCACCATCAGCTATCCGATCACCGGCTCCTGGGTCTGGGGCGGCGGCTGGCTGTCGGAAATGGGCTTCGTCGATTTTGCCGGCTCCACCCTGGTGCATTCCGTCGGCGGCTGGGCCGCGCTCGTCGGTGCCATCATCATCGGCCCGCGCATCGGCAAGTACAGCCGTGACGGCCGCGTGAACCCGATGCCCGGCTCCAACCTGGCGCTCGCCACCCTCGGCACCTTCGTTCTCTGGCTCGGCTGGTTCGGCTTCAACGGCGGCTCGATGCTGGCGCTGGGTACCGGTGCCGACGCCACCGGCATGGCCAATGTCGTGGCGAACACCAGCATGGCAGCTGCCGGCGGCATCGTCGCCGCGATGATCCTCTCGCAGCTGCTCTACAAGAAGGTCGACCTCACTCTGGCGCTGAACGGCGCCCTCGCCGGCCTGGTCTCGATCACGGCCGGTCCCGACACCCCCTCCATCGGCGGGGCGATTCTGATCGGCGCGGTCGGCGGTGTGCTCGCCAGCCTGACGGTGCCGCTGCTCGACAAGCTGAAGATCGACGACGTGGTCGGTGCCATTCCGGTGCACCTCGTCGGCGGCATCTGGGGCACGATCGCCGTGCCGATCACCAACGCGGACGCCAGTTTCGGCACCCAGATCGTCGGCATCATCGCGATCGGCGCCTTCACTGCGGTGTTCTCGGCCGTCGCCTGGCTGCTGATCAAGTTCACCGTCGGTGTCCGGGTCTCGGAAGAGGTCGAGCATGGCGGCATGGACAAGGCAGAGCTGGGCCTCGAAGCCTACCCCGAGTTCGGCCGCGGGTCGCAGACCCTCTGA
- a CDS encoding prolyl-tRNA synthetase associated domain-containing protein → MPATRADLFARLDALGIAHETFDHAPVFTVEEAEAETAHVPGLHVKNLFLKDKRGDLWLATVAADRRVDLKHLQALLGAGRFSFGKPDLLMEVLGVSPGSVTPFALINDPDRRVVFALDRRVADADRVNAHPLFNDASTVVSGDGLKRFVASFGHDVRIVDLDALS, encoded by the coding sequence ATGCCTGCCACCCGTGCCGACCTCTTCGCCCGTCTCGATGCCCTGGGCATCGCGCATGAGACCTTTGACCATGCGCCGGTCTTCACCGTCGAAGAGGCGGAAGCAGAGACTGCCCATGTGCCGGGGCTGCACGTCAAGAACCTGTTCCTGAAGGACAAGCGTGGCGATCTCTGGCTGGCCACCGTCGCCGCCGACCGGCGGGTGGATCTGAAGCATCTTCAGGCATTGCTCGGCGCCGGCCGTTTCTCCTTCGGAAAGCCGGATCTGCTGATGGAGGTGCTGGGCGTCAGCCCGGGCTCGGTCACGCCCTTCGCACTGATCAACGATCCCGATCGCCGGGTGGTGTTCGCCCTCGACCGGCGGGTGGCCGATGCGGATCGGGTCAACGCCCATCCGCTGTTCAACGATGCCTCGACCGTGGTCTCGGGCGACGGGCTGAAACGCTTCGTGGCAAGCTTCGGCCATGACGTCCGGATCGTCGATCTCGACGCTCTCAGCTGA
- a CDS encoding outer membrane lipoprotein carrier protein LolA, with product MSLRLPGTLRRAALAAGTLAVIATALPEAALAQQKPAAAPAKAPNVAAAEARRDMDRAEAYLNGFRRMKAHFTQVAADGSTSEGTFYLSRPGRLRVDYDPPVDQLLVANGAQLIHYDRKLDQPSYIPLSQTPAGLLTRETFDFDDPLLEFAGYERDANAFAITLRDAKNPDLGSLALVFTDNPVQLRQWVVTDPQRGVTRVTLTDVKLDPTLDSDLFVFNRFAPKK from the coding sequence ATGTCCCTTCGCCTGCCAGGCACCCTTCGCCGTGCCGCTCTCGCCGCGGGTACCCTCGCGGTGATCGCCACGGCCCTGCCCGAGGCCGCCCTCGCGCAGCAGAAGCCGGCTGCCGCTCCTGCGAAGGCACCCAATGTCGCCGCGGCCGAGGCCAGACGCGACATGGATCGCGCAGAGGCCTATCTGAACGGCTTCCGGCGCATGAAGGCGCATTTCACCCAGGTCGCCGCCGACGGCTCGACCTCGGAAGGCACCTTCTATCTGTCCCGCCCGGGCCGGCTCCGGGTCGATTACGACCCGCCGGTCGATCAGCTTCTGGTCGCGAACGGCGCGCAGTTGATCCATTACGACCGCAAGCTCGATCAGCCCTCCTACATCCCGCTCAGCCAGACGCCCGCCGGGCTGCTGACCCGCGAGACCTTCGATTTCGATGATCCGCTGCTCGAATTCGCCGGCTACGAACGCGACGCCAATGCCTTCGCCATCACGCTCCGCGATGCCAAGAACCCCGATCTGGGTTCGCTGGCCCTGGTCTTCACCGACAACCCGGTGCAGCTGCGCCAGTGGGTGGTGACCGATCCGCAGCGCGGGGTCACCCGGGTTACGCTGACCGACGTGAAGCTGGACCCGACGCTGGACAGCGACCTCTTCGTCTTCAACCGCTTCGCGCCGAAGAAGTGA
- a CDS encoding LON peptidase substrate-binding domain-containing protein codes for MIRAHDVLPPVLPIFPLGGVILLPGGRLPLNIFEPRYLAMIDDALGSHRLIGMVQPARAGLGTNLGLVSGTPEIYGVGCAGRISSFQESGDGRYLITLTGVARFRVAEELAVTTPYRQVRTDFTAFEADRGEPAPTGLDRALLTDRLKRYFSLQGLSADWQAIDQASDQALITSLAMICPFSEAEKQALLEAPSLPERAALILDMIEMALHTGEEDDDAPRH; via the coding sequence ATGATCCGTGCCCATGACGTCCTGCCGCCGGTGCTGCCGATCTTCCCGCTCGGCGGTGTCATCCTGCTGCCCGGCGGGCGGCTGCCGCTGAACATCTTCGAGCCGCGCTATCTGGCGATGATCGACGACGCGCTCGGCAGCCACCGGCTGATCGGCATGGTCCAGCCGGCCCGCGCCGGGCTCGGCACCAATCTGGGTCTCGTCTCCGGCACGCCGGAAATCTACGGTGTCGGCTGTGCCGGCCGGATCAGCAGCTTCCAGGAAAGCGGCGACGGCCGCTATCTGATCACCCTGACCGGCGTTGCCCGGTTCCGGGTGGCCGAGGAACTGGCCGTCACCACCCCGTATCGCCAGGTCCGCACCGATTTTACCGCCTTCGAGGCAGATCGAGGTGAACCGGCGCCGACCGGGCTGGACAGGGCCCTGCTGACCGACCGGCTGAAGCGCTATTTCTCTCTGCAGGGACTGTCTGCCGACTGGCAGGCGATCGATCAGGCATCGGATCAGGCACTGATCACCTCGCTCGCGATGATCTGCCCCTTCTCGGAGGCGGAAAAGCAGGCCCTGCTTGAGGCGCCCTCGCTGCCGGAACGCGCCGCCTTGATCCTCGACATGATCGAGATGGCGTTGCATACCGGAGAGGAAGACGACGACGCGCCGCGTCACTGA